The bacterium genome includes a region encoding these proteins:
- a CDS encoding radical SAM protein, which translates to VYIMCGLPGQDEEEVEAGIIFLRNLGVKIKLVEYSPIPGTKEWEKGVREFGFDPIADPLLHNNSVLPFLSRERYNRLKNLCVGE; encoded by the coding sequence GTGTGTATATTATGTGTGGTTTACCTGGTCAGGATGAAGAGGAAGTAGAAGCGGGAATTATCTTTCTGCGTAACTTAGGGGTTAAGATAAAATTAGTAGAATATTCACCTATCCCTGGCACAAAGGAATGGGAGAAAGGGGTAAGGGAATTTGGATTTGACCCTATCGCAGACCCTTTACTCCACAATAATTCTGTCTTACCATTTTTATCCAGAGAAAGATATAACCGATTAAAGAACTTATGTGTAGGGGAATGA